From one Trachemys scripta elegans isolate TJP31775 chromosome 14, CAS_Tse_1.0, whole genome shotgun sequence genomic stretch:
- the LOC117887105 gene encoding myosin-14-like, producing PQVETLTTELGAERSFSQKAENARQQMERQNKELRAKLGELDSSVKAKYKLTIATLEAKVAQLEEQLEQESRERILSGKLVRRAEKRLKEVVLQVEEERRSADQFKDQVEKGHIRLKQLKRQLEEAEEEVSRANSSRRRMQRELDDVTESAESMNREVTTLRNRLRRAPLTFTTRTVRQVFRLEGVSDDEADGPDAETPAPDHQPQPPPGRAPRPVRSPGTGPPGAATKPGSALGLGPHPGPTLGAGRVSDSTLEWGALGRGGWLHPNWLPYEITPLSPTRI from the exons ccgcaggtggAGACGCTGACGACGGAGCTGGGGGCCGAGCGCAGCTTCTCGCAGAAGGCGGAGAACGCCCGGCAGCAGATGGAGCGGCAGAACAAGGAGCTGCGGGCCAAGCTGGGCGAGCTGGATTCTTCCGTCAAGGCCAAGTACAAGCTGACCATCGCCACCCTGGAGGCCAAGgtggcccagctggaggagcagTTGGAGCAGGAGTCCAG GGAGCGGATCCTGTCAGGGAAGCTGGTGCGTCGGGCGGAGAAGCGGCTGAAGGAGGTGGTGCTACAGGTGGAGGAGGAGCGTCGGAGCGCCGACCAGTTCAAGGACCAG GTGGAGAAGGGCCACATCCGGCTGAAGCAGCTGAAGCGGCAGctggaggaggcggaggaggaggtgTCGCGGGCGAACTCCAGCCGGCGCCGCATGCAGCGGGAGCTGGACGACGTCACTGAGTCGGCCGAGTCCATGAACCGCGAGGTCACCACGCTGCGCAACCGGCTCAG gcGCGCCCCCCTGACATTCACCACCCGCACGGTGCGTCAGGTCTTCCGGCTGGAGGGCGTCTCAGACGATGAGGCCGACGGGCCCGACGCGGAGACCCCGGCCCCCGACCACCAGCCGCAGCCCCCCCCCGGCCGAGCCCCCCGCCCCGTGAGGAGCCCTGGGACCGGGCCCCCCGGCGCAGCGACGAAGCCAGGCTCAGCACTGGGTCTTGGGCCCCATCCCGGCCCCACGCTGGGGGCTGGTCGCGTATCAGACAGCACTTTAGAATGgggggccctggggaggggggggtggctGCATCCTAACTGGCTCCCCTATGAAATAACCCCCCTGTCCCCCACCAGGATCTGA
- the LOC117887106 gene encoding urotensin-2 receptor-like, translating to MDPPSNLSSPSNGSLVGGLPEAVGLSLLGAAGAAGNLYTLAVARAGAVPSPLHVHIVHLALADLLYLAGVPFVVHNGLARDWHFGEAGCRALLSLDLLTMHASIFLLTLLSTERCRAVRRPFRAARRSPARRRALAGAAWAAAFVLALPMMLMVRQEERAAGDGRVRRLCVPTWHEAQYKTYLTVLFGTSMVGPGLALGYLYGRLARAYWLSQTRGVLGPQRGPKQRVFLLIFLIVVAFWVCFLPFWLWQLVPLYSPGTAARLPVATEIYINHLVTCLTYSNSCINPFLYTLLTRSYRNYRRARRRSW from the exons ATGGACCCCCCCTCCAACCTGTCGTCCCCCTCCAACGGCTCGCTGGTGGGTGGGCTGCCGGAGGCGGTGGGGCTAAGCCTGCTGGGGGCAGCCGGGGCGGCAGGGAACCTGTACACGCTGGCGGTGGCACGGGCCGGGGCCGTCCCCTCCCCGCTCCACGTCCACATCGTCCACCTGGCGCTGGCCGACCTGCTGTACCTGGCCGGGGTGCCCTTCGTCGTGCACAACGGGCTGGCGCGGGACTGGCACTTCGGCGAGGCCGGCTGCcgggccctgctcagcctggacCTGCTCACTATGCACGCCAGTATCTTCCTGCTGACCCTGCTGAGCACCGAGCGGTGCCGGGCCGTGCGGCGCCCCTTCCGGGCCGCCCGCCGCTCCCCCGCCCGCCGCCGGGCCCTGGCCGGGGCCGCCTGGGCCGCCGCCTTCGTCCTGGCGCTGCCCATGATGCTGATGGTGCGACAAGAGGAGCGGGCGGCGGGCGACGGCCGGGTGCGGCGGCTCTGTGTGCCCACCTGGCACGAAGCCCAGTACAAAACCTACCTGACCGTGCTCTTCGGCACCAGCATGGTGGGGCCCGGGCTGGCGCTCGGGTACCTCTACGGGCGGCTGGCCCGGGCCTACTGGCTCTCGCAGACCCGGGGGGTGCTGGGCCCCCAGCGGGGGCCGAAGCAGCGGGTCTTCCTCCTCATTTTCCTCATCGTTGTGGCCTTTTGGGTCTGCTTCCTGCCCTTCTGGCTCTGGCAGCTGGTGCCTCTCTACAGCCCGGGCACGGCCGCCCGCCTGCCCGTGGCCACCGAGATCTACATCAACCACCTGGTCACCTGCCTGACCTACAGCAACAGCTGCATCAACCCCTTCCTCTACACGCTGCTGACCCGCAGCTACCGCAACTACCGACGGGCGCGACGG agatcttgg
- the LOC117887066 gene encoding uncharacterized protein C19orf85-like has product MPRGGRLSLSFLPPQQVALSGRGRDLFTFVTMASSHMMRTLQRPRKSRPGKRRVNHRRFLHNQISRQFADIEAATHRLASSILAQESPKDPAPPAEPRRPGPEPPTPAASSFLGVAEAFVAPEPGPGWGLSVASLTPDPGDLFDPITGEEDPGLPPSWAPITHNPLEPSQCPLSWDPLPTLGTDGAPLWAPDPLGYLPPISPGYPVGVAPGGW; this is encoded by the exons ATGCCACGGGGCGGGCGCCTGTCCCTGagcttcctgcccccccagcaggtGGCGCTCTCCGGGCGTGGCCGGGATCTCTTCACCTTCGTCACCATGGCCTCGTCCCACATGATGCGGACGCTGCAGAGACCCCGCAAAAGCCGCCCTGGCAAGCGGCGGGTGAACCACCGCCGGTTCCTGCACAACCAGATCAGCAG gcAATTTGCTGACATCGAAGCCGCCACGCACCGCCTGGCCTCCTCCATCCTGGCCCAGGAGTCCCCAAAGGACCCTGCGCCCCCCGCAGAACCCCGGCGTCCTggcccagagcctcccaccccagctgccaGCTCCTTCCTGGGCGTGGCCGAGGCCTTCGTGGCCCCAGAACCGGGGCCTGGCTGGGGCCTGAGCGTGGCCTCCCTGACCCCTGACCCCGGCGACCTCTTTGACCCCATCACCGGCGAGGAAGATCCAGGGCTGCCCCCCAGCTGGGCCCCAATTACCCACAACCCCCTGGAGCCTAGCCAGTgtcccctctcctgggacccGCTGCCCACCCTGGGCACGGACGGTGCCCCCCTCTGGGCCCCAGATCCCCTGGGCTacctgccccccatctccccgGGGTATCCTGTTGGAGTCGCGCCAGGGGGGTGGTAA